CGAGGCTTGCACCATACCCTCGTTCGCTCTGCCAACCATCCTAAAACTACTCGTCTCTTCATAGTCTTTATAGTATGTCTTCATTCTAACATAGCCATTTTTTTTTGGCAAGGAGAAAAGTAAAAACCCGGAAAGTCGAGCTTTCCGGGTTTCATATTTATTTTAAAAGTTCAATTATTTTACTGCTTCTTTTAATTCTTTACCTGCTTTGAAAGCTGGTACTTTAGAAGCTGCGATTTGTAAAGGTTCACCAGTTTTAGGGTTACGTCCGCTGCGTGCTGCACGGTCGCGAACTTCGAAAGTTCCGAATCCTGTAAGTGAAACTTTTTCACCTTTTTTAAGTGTATTTTTTACTGTTGCAACGAATGCATTTACGAATTCTTCAGCGTCTTTCTTTGAAGAACCTGTTTGTTCAGCTACTGCTGCTACTAAATCTTTTTTTGTTAACATGTTTATTTCCTCCTTATTTTAATAAGCCTAAGCGCTTATTTACTCTATAAATGTATCACAAACAAATAATTTCGGCAATAGATTTCCACTATTTTCGCACATTATTAGTCATTTTCTGCCTTCATATTACGGCTAAGTAAGCTTGAGAGCTGTTCCTTAGCTGTTTGACCCTCATATAAAATACGATACAAGGTTTCTACGATAGGCATTTCTACCTCATATTTCGAAGCGAGTTCGTGGGCTGAGACCACTGCTTTGGCGCCTTCAACGGTAGCACCGCTGCGCTCAATTTCAGCAAGCGTTGCACCTTTGGCAATCTTTACCCCAGCTTGAAAGTTACGGCTGAACATACTTGTACACGTAACAATTAAATCACCCATACCAGTTAATCCGAAGAATGTGTCTGGCTGTGCTCCCAAGAGGCGCCCAAGACGACTTATTTCTGCTAAACCGCGAGTCATCATTGCTGCTTTGGCATTGTCGCCATATTCAAGGCCATACATGATACCTGAAACAACGGCAATAACATTCTTCAACGCACCACCAAGCTCAGCTCCCTTGATATCGCTGATGCGATAAACCCGGAAATACTCAGTATTATTAAATAAGGCTTGTACAACATGTGCTAAAGTATCATCTTTGGAAGCAATAACTACACTGGTTACTTTCCGCTGAATAACTTCTTCAGCATGACTGGGTCCGGTTAATGCTGCCAGTCCGCAAATTCGTTCACCAAGAACATCTTTGACGATCTCTGTCATGGTTAAGTTGGTATGTGGTTCAATACCTTTGGTAGCGCTGATATAAATTTTGGCTTCAATATCCAACGCTTTGACTTGTTCCATGACCGAACGAACAAACTGACTAGGAACCGCAACTAAGATATATGGCGCATATTCAGCTGCCTCGCGCAAGTCTGTTGTTGCCCAAATCTTTTCCGGTAAGTCAATATTTATTTGCGCCAGCTTGGCGATCGTTCGCTCAGTATTAACACTGGCAACTTCACTTTCAAGCGGACTCCACATACATACATCATGACCATTATCCGCTAAGGTTTGTCCTAAGCCACCGGCCCAGGCACCTGCACCTAAAATGGTAATTTTAGCCATTAACGTTCAGCTCCTTCTTTCTCACGAATCAGAATTCGAATCGGTGTTCCTTCAAAATCAAATGATTCTCGGATTCGATTCTCTAGATATCGTTGATATGAAAAATGCATCAAACTTTTATCATTTACAAACAACACAAAGGTTGGCGGTTCAATAGCCACCTGTGAACCATAATATACTTTTAAACGACGTCCATTATGTAATGGCGGCGGCGTTAATACTAAGGCATCATTTAAGATATCATTCAAGACACTTGTTTGTACCCGGCGGCGATGATTATCGTAAGCCAAACGAATTAAAGGGAATAACGTATGAATTCGCTTTTTAGTCAAGGCTGATAAATAAACAATCGGCGCATAACTCATATACTTAAAGTTATCACGAATATCTTCTTCAAAAGCCAGCATCGTTTTTTCATCTTTTTCAATCGCGTCCCATTTATTAATAACAAAAACTACAGCCTTCCCGGCTTCATGAGCGATTCCGGCAATTTTTTTGTCCTGTTCTCTAATACCATCAGCAGCATCTAAAACAACTAAAACAACATTTGAGCGTTCAACCGCAGCCATTGCCCGTAACACACTATATTTTTCAATCGTCTCATATACTTTTCCGCGCTTACGGATTCCGGCAGTATCAATAACAACATATTTCTGCTTATCATAAGTAAACGGGGTATCAATAGCATCTCTGGTCGTTCCGGCAATATCACTGACAATTACCCGATCCTCACCTAGTAAAGCATTGGTTAATGACGATTTGCCGACATTTGGCCGACCGATGACGGCAAAGCACACTGTATCATCATCATAATCAAGTGTTTGATGCTGTTCAATTGCATGGATAACTTCATCCAGCAAATCACCAACACCAATCCCGTGGATACTTGAAACCGCAATTGGCTCACCAAATCCCAGTGAATAAAAATCATAGATATTATCTTTTAAATGAATATCATCAATTTGATTCACTGCCAAAATAATTGGTTTATCACTGCGATAAAGCATATTAGCTACGACTTCATCATCAGTAGTAATGCCCTCCTGACCATTCGTCAAGAAGACAATAACATCTGCGGTATCAATAGCAATCTCTGCCTGCATTTTAATTTGGGTCGCAAATGGTGTATCTGCATCTTCAATTCCGCCGGTATCAATCAAATAAAAGCCTCGTGTCAGCCATTCTGCCTTTGCATACAGACGATCACGAGTCACTCCCGGAGTATCTTCGACAATTGAAATTCGTTCACCGACAATCCGGTTAAATAACGTTGACTTGCCAACATTCGGACGGCCAACAATTGCAACTGTTGGTAAATGGTTTGCCATATCATGCCCACCTCTTTCTTCTAAAAAGCTAAAATTGTTTCCCTAAAGGACTAGCAAATCAAAGATTTGCGTCGGAAAACTTTATTAATAAGTTTCTTTTTGTTTTGCGTCAATAATCTTAATCGCCGCTTCAAACATCTCATCAATTGATAAATTGGTTGAATCTAAAGCGATTGCATCAGCTGTCTGCCGTAAAGGGTCAGCCTCGCGGTTCATATCCGCGTAATCCCGTTCCTTTAAAACTTCCAACACTGATTCATAAGAATCATCAATACCTCTTTGCTGATATTCTTTAAAGCGCCGCTTAGCACGTGCTTCAACGTCAGCAATCAGGAAAATTTTAACATCGGCATTGGGTAAAACCACACTGCCGATATCACGTCCATCCATAATAATACCGCCGCGATCGCCTAATTGTTGCTGTAAAGCAACCATTGATTCGCGAACCTTCGGATAAATTGAAATTAAGGTTGAGACATATTCATTGACTTCCGGTGTCCGGATTTCATTACTAACATCAATACCATTAATGCGAATGCCACCACTTACTGTGGGTTCAAGCTTCATTGTTTGCAGTAAAGCAACTAAAGCATCTTCATCATGCATATCGGTATTTGTACGTATAGCTTGCAAAGTCAATGCCCGATACATAGCACCGGTATCAACATAAGCATATCCAAAATGATGAGCCAGTTTTTTCGCCAACGTACCCTTGCCACTGGCTGCCGGACCATCAATTGCTATGGTTAAAAGTTTCATTTACGTTCTCCTTATTAAAATGGCATGTTGCCTTGGAAATACATCAAAGCCAGTAATCCTGCTGCTGCCACTACTAAAATTGCTAAAATGACCATCAATACTTTTACTATCCGACTCATTTTTTGCTGTTCTTCATCGCCGGTTATAATAGCATTGAAATCATCAGCAACACCTTGATAAGATTCAGTTAATTCCGCCATGTCGTCCTGGTCACCTTCTTTTAAAGCGCCAAAAACCATTTGTGCGGTGTTAACAATAAAGTCTTGAGTAGACGGCTCGTCTTCTTCGTAATAAAGTTCTTCCTCTTCTTCATAGCTATCAACTACAGTTGGAGCCATGACTGGTTGTGCAGTCGTTTGTTCCAAACGACGTTTCTCCAGCAATGCTGCCAATGGGTCAGCATCCGGATCAGTTTCAATCGGCTGAGTAAAACGCGGAATTGGTTGCGTTTTTTCCAGTGTTGGCACTGGTTGTACTGTAACCGGTTCAGTGATTGCAGGTTCAGCTCCAATAACTGCCGTACTTTCACGATTAGGCATGGTATCAGAAATAAGTTCACGCAGTTCATCATATTCAGTTTGGCGTTCTGGTTGCGCGAAAAGGTTTACTGATGTTCTGGCAGTTTCCACATCAAAAATCCCCCGGTCAGAATCACTATCCGGAGTAACGGTTTCACTGCTTTTTTGTGTAGGAATGCCCTCTTTGTGATTATTTAATTCATCAATAATGTAGCGCAATTCACTGGTAATCTCATCAAATTTATTTTGCTTTTCTTTAAACTGCATTTTCCGGACTGGTGAAAGTTCAACGCTGCGGTTCGCATTCAAAGATAAGTTCTTTAAAATTCGCATATTGGTATCTTCATTTAAAATTGCTTCATTATTTGTAACATAAACCTCTTTTAAAATGTTATCAACATTTTTTTGACGCCGAAATTTTGTACGGCTGTTCGCTTCGCGAACTGTCGTACTATCTTCTTCATCATGAATCGTATCACCCATATCAATAACATTCAGGCTGGTTATCTGACGATGAATCCGACGTTTTTGATCAAGAAAAATCTCATTATCATCACGTTTACCAACGGCATCTAATTGTTTTTGACGCTCTAATAAACGCTTGCGATCTTTTCGGGTTAATTGGTTCGCCATATACATCCACCTTTTACTTTCTTCGTATTCATTAATTATACCAAAAAACCAGTGAAATGATAATCGTTTTTGAACATTTTATTATTGAAATGATTTCAATAAAGGCATATAATTAAATTGTACGAAGATGAATAGGAGGAAAATGACATGGCAAAGTATACATTAGTAGACAAAGACACTTGCATTTCATGCGGTGCCTGTGGAGCAACTGCCCCGGATATTTTTGATTACGATGATGATGGATTATCAGAAAACCGTCTAGACGGAAATACCGGAACAGCTGAAATTCCTGAAAATCTTTGGGCTGACTTGGACGACGCAGAAAGCGGATGCCCAACAAGTTCAATTAAAGTACAGGATTCACCATTTGCATAATGATTAATTAAAAAAAGCCGTTCACCTTAGTGTGAACGGCTTTTTAATTATCTCATTTATAATGAAACTGCATTGGTTTTCTTTAAGTCGCTGACTTTAAATGTAGCTTCTGCACTTGGAATTGATGAATAACCATACAAGCGAACAGTAATTTCGGTAACCCCGCTTAATTCATAAATATCATCTAAAACAATTGAATCGCCAGCCATAATATCACCATAAACGGTATCTCCTGAATAATCAGAAGAAATGAGATTACCATCTTGGTCGACAATTTCAATGATTGAATTTAATGAAGCATATACTTCATCTGAAGTCATATTATCAATTGTGAGTGTGATACTTAGAGCATCTTCTTCATCACCATAAAAATCGGCTTTACCGGTTGTTAAACTATCAATCGTTATAACCACAGGCTCACCTGCATAATTAAACGGCACTTTATATGCTGCACCAATTTCAAGTTCAGGCATATCATAGTAACGAATAGCTGATTCCATGTTATTAATTAATGAAGTATAGTATGACGCTTCGTAATCATAATCATCAGGTTCAAGGTAAACGGTATCCTCATAAAATGGTGCTGAAACTAAATAACCAATTGGTGTTCCTAATAACAGACCAATAACCAAACAACCGCAAATCAAAGCAATTAACACGCCGATTCCGGAACTTTGACGCGGATAGTTCGCCGCTGATTGTTGCGAATTTCTCAATAAATGTTCAATATCATTCCGATTATTCTCCATTATTATTCGCCTCCTTTGGTCAGCACAAATTTGCTTGCTCCATAAGCCATGTCATAATCCCAAAGCTCAAGCATAATTGCATCGTTCTTCTTCTCATATTCATAATAAGCGACCAAAGTCTTAGTTTTCCCACTGGCAATATCAGCACTGGTCTGATCATCACTGACATAGATGTCTTCCAATGCAAAGCCATCCATATCTAAAACTTGAAGGTGACTGTAAGTCCAGAAAAACAACTCATCTTTCTCCAAGTTTTTAACATCCATTTCAATCCGGATTACTTGGTCGTCACTATATGAGCTGGGGTTCTCCACCACCTCAATAGCTTTAATAGTAATCTCAAAATCAGTATAGCCATTAACAGCATCATAAACATGAAAAACCTTATTTAATTCAATTGCCGGAATATCAGTAGCCCAAAGATCTTGATGCAAACTTGCCAACTCTGCTTTAGCAGTATCAACATCAAAATTAGTGCTTGGTTGTTCATAATCATATGTTCCCTCATAAACAAAATCACCGCTTTGTTCATATGAGCCAATAGCCCAACCGCTCATGCCTCCGATAGTTAAACCAATAACCACAGCTAAAAGTGGAAATACAATAAGTACCCATACCTGTTTAGCAAATGGTTTTCTTGGTTGATTATAGTTTGTATATTTATTTCCGTTCAACATTGCCTCAACATCAAATTGTTGATCATTAGCATCCATAAACACCCTCCTAAACGCATTCTATACTTCATTCTAACAAAATTCATTTCAATGTTCAATTTCTCTTTAAAGAAAAAAAAGTCGCCGTTCCGTGCAGCACGGAACAGCGACCGAATTTTAGTATTTAGCAAAAAGCCGGGTAAAATGCGGATAAAGCACTAATAATATAACACTTAGCAATACCCCTTTTATCAAATTAAACGGCAGATACATCAGAATCAATACCAGATAATTATCCGGCAATGGCATATTGCCTAATGCAAAATAGAATGGGGTAATGAAGAAATAATTTGCTACCGTCATGACAATAGCTAAACTTACTGTTCCTACCGCTAAACCAATTGCCAGCTTTTTCAAGCCCGGCGCAGGCATTCCGGCTTTACGCTTCCAGCCGTAAGTGATAAAGTACGCCGGCAGCACGAAGGCAAAACTTGAAAGCAAACTTGCGATTTGATCAATGGGGATGCCGAAGGCAGCGCCTTTGAAAATGAAGTGCAGCAAGTTTTTGATGATTGCCGCAGCAATCAAGCCCCATGGTCCGGTAAGAATGCCGGCCATGAAAATGAAAACATCGCTGATATCGAATTTTAGATATGGCGGGAAGAACGGCAAGGGGAAATCGATGAGCATCGCCACAAAGGCGAGTGCCGCAAAGACGCCGACAAAGACGATTGACATGGTTCTGTTTTTTACTAACATATAGATACTCCTCTTTTTTAGCAACAAAAAAATCTTGGAAGAATAAATCTTACAAGATGGTCAAATCTGTTAAAAGCGCTCAAAAAGAGACTTCTACCAAAAACTTCTCCCATCCAGACTGTACTGTCGGTACCGGAATTACACCGGTTCAGCATTTCCTGAACGGAAATGGTCGCGGACTTTACCGCCGGTCGGGAATTTCACCCTGCCCTGAAGATTTTTGTACTAATATTTTATTTACAAAACGAGTATACCATAATTACCGAAAAAGGAAAAGTGCATTTACTTATTTTTGCACAAAATCAACAAAGGACAAAGCGCAGCGCTTTGTCCTTTGAAATTTTTTTATTTGCGTCGTGCGTAGAAAATACCGATAACTGCACCGACAACAATTACTGCGGCGCCAACACCTACAAGTATCACCATCAACATATTACTATCTTCAACAGTAACCGAAATCGTTGTTTCTACATGTTGCTGATCGCCATAATCAGCATAAAAAGTAAGCGGATAAACACCCGCTGTTGTTGCTGACTGCAAAGCCGCAAACTCAGCTTCATTAACGGTTGGGTAAATGTAAATCATGGCTAATCCCAATCGGGCATTTACCTGCGCATGGTTTTCATCCATAACCGTTTCCGCCGTCAAAGCAGCTACATCACTGAGCGGAATGGTAAAATCTTTGGCTTCAATTACCAGTTCTGTCATATTAACTTCGCTGTTATTGTTTTCACTGCTATCAGCTTGTACCGGCGTCATCAACGATAAGCCGGCCAGCATGATGCTGAGCATTGAAATTGTCATTATCTTCTTCATAGTAATCACCTGCTTTTATGATATGTAAGCTCCTGCTAAAAAGCAAGTAAAACACATGTTTTTACTTGCTTTTCATTATTTGCTGTAATTTTGCATATTAAGCGCCATCGCCTCAGCAATGAGCAGAAAATCATGTTGGTCAATTTCCAGATGACCAAAACGAAAAGTATAGCCCCAATGTTGTTTGTCAGGAATACAATGCAGTAACTCAATGAGCGGAAAAATCGATGCTAATTGGGCGTGCGGTAAAAAACGGACATTGCGGCGGAAGGGAATGAAATCAGGAGCCATTTCAAATTGGTAGACTTCGTCATCAAGCAATTGACCGATAGCCGTAAATGCCTGTTCCGGCTCCGGCTTGCCAAGCTCTTTTTTTGATGAGTAGTAAATAATCCAATCACCCTTTTTCATTCGCCGCAGTGGTGCGGCTTTGCCGTGGCAAAGCTGGGCGAAGCCACCGGCAGCGCCAAGTGTAACGTGGGCGTGTGAGGCTACGCCGATCCAGTATTTTTGCATATAGTCACCTCTTTGCTTTTCGCCAACAGTATATCATAAAATTAGCTTGTTAATGAGTCAAAACCCGGTCAAGCCGCGCTTGACCGGGTTTTATTTTTATTCAACAACTTGAAAGGAATCAATTATCGGTCGCAATACTTCTTCGCCATAGTTATCTTTTTCTGCGGCGGTTGTGCTGAATGATACATAGAAAAAGTGATCCTCATCCAGTTTTTCAGTCCAGAGGTACCAGTAAGTATTTTGGTTGTCGACGAAAGAAAATTCCAGATGTCCATTAGTTGTTTTGCTGGTAATGCCATCAATAATTCCTCGGCTGATTAATGCTTGATTGAAGCTTTCCATCAGTGCTTGTCCGTATTCTTCAAAAGTGTCGTTAGCTGCTTCAGCCGAATACACACTTATGATGCTTACATTATCTTTGCGATTGACCATGTTGGTAATTTCACCATTGTCAATTACTTCCCACCCGCCAGGTGCTTCAATTGTGTAACTGCCGGAATTGTTTTGCAATTGGTAGGTTTCCGGGGCATCAGAATAACAACCACTGATAAACAGAAATACCATTAAAATCGGCAACAATATTTTTATCGGTTTCATATATTACCTCTCCTTCATACGGCATCATCGTAACATATTGCTTCAGCTATACTCAATGAATACACTGTGAAATTTATGAAGAAATATGGTCAGGGAAATAGTTTGCAACATCAAAAACCCGGTCAAGCACGAGGCCTGACCGGGTTATCTTTTTTATCATTCACAATACAGCCAATAAACCGATGACTGCGGCGTAAACCGTTCATCTTTTTCATAGAAAAGCGGAAAGACTTTATCATATCGGGCATGAGTTTCCGGTTCTCTAAACCAAGCAGAGTATTGAACTAAAAGTTTATCACCACATACTACTGTGTATTCAGCATTCATAAAAGGTTGAAATAATATACCAAGACCAATGAGACTGACGCTGATTACGGTAATAATAATTCTTTTTCTTGGACTTGAAATAAAAATAAGTAACCCGGCTATCAGTAAAACAACACCAATCCAAAATATCCAGTCAACTAAAAATCCATATAAATAGAAACGCAGATTATTTTGCTGTTCGATAATGATAATCCCAAGTATAAAGGCTAATGCAAGAATACATGTTATGACGAAGATAATTTTAGCCAATTTGTTCCAATTTACTTTCAGAATAAACCACCTCAACTTCTTTTATCTATCGTACTAGAAAATCACTTCGGCGTACACGAACATTTTTGTTAGATATGCAAAATCCCGCAACTTGCTTGCGGGATTTTATTTTTTCAATCATTAATAGCCGCAAAGGCACGAACAAAACTTGCCTCTGCTTCGATTTTTAATGGTACGGTAAATATTTCAAAGTTGTCAGCACTGAGCAGTTGTTCGAGTCCGGTTAAATTTTCCAGAATGAAGATATCATTACCAAGTAGTTCTTTATGCACCGGGAATGGTTCATAGTCTGGCGAGGGCATGTCCATGCCCAGCACTTTGATTTTTCTGTCCAGCAGAAACTTGCTGAACTGAACATCCACACTTGGATGTTCAGTATAGTATTTTTCTTCACCGTAGAACGCGTCAAACCCGGTGAACAACAGAACGATGTCGCCTGGCTGAATCATGGTTTCGTATTCCGGTTGCATGGTAATTTGCGGTTCGGTGCGCACATCTAGTATGACGCCACGACCAATAAAGTTATCAATTTGAAAGTCAATTGCCAGACGTGGATCGTTCAGCATATGGGCCGGCATGTCAATGTGGGTGGCAACGTGCAAACCGCTTTGTAGTTCATAGGCACCGTAATGGTCACGCTCAACAAATTTTGTTTGTGCTAATTGGAGCGGTGCGTCACCGGGATAAATCGGTGCGCTCGCATGTAAGGGTTGAGATAAGTCAATAATTTTCATATCAGCATCTCCTTTGTAATAGTTGGTTTATAGCAAGGCTATACCATTGGCATCGCAGGTCAGTTCAGTGTCAACATCCCATGTTGACGATTGAACTTCACCGATATGGGCCTTGCGCAGGAAATACATGCAAAGCCGTGATTGGCCGATGCCGCCGCCGATTGTTTGTGGTAAGCTGTCTTCAAGCAGCATGCGGTGATATTCCAATGTACCACGATCAAGAGCGTTTGCTATGGTAAGTTGTTCTACCATAACTTCTTTATTGACGCGGATACCCATTGATGAGAGTTCCAAAGCACATTGCAGTGGCGGATACCAGAAGATGATGTCACCGTTGAGGCGCCAGTTATCGTAGTCAGGCGCACGCAGATCATGGGCCTCACCGTTGCTTAGCTGGTGACCGATACCTTTGATGAATACTGCGCCACATTCACGGGCGATGGCATTTTCCCGTTGCTTGGCAGTCAAGTCAGGATAGCGGTCAGCGAGTTCCTGTGAGTCAATGAAGGTTATTTGTTTTGGCAACCATGAAGCGCCAAGTTCAGGATATTCATTAAGAATGTAGGTTTCGGTTTGGCGGAAACATTGATAGATGTTATCAACAATCATCTTTAAGAACGTTTCGCTTTGGTCAGCGATAGCAATGACCCGCTCCCAATCCCACTGGTCAACATACAACGAGTGAATATTGTCCGGTTCTTCTTCCCGACGAATCGCATTCATATCAGTGTAGAGTCCTTGGTTTTGAGGAAAATTATACCGATAAAGGGCCATTCGTTTCCATTTGGCCAACGAATGGACAACTTCTAATGGTTGCTCATTAACATAAGGCGCCAAGAATGACACCGCGGTTTCTTTTCCGCTTAAGTTATCATTTAAACCACTTTCCGGGCGTACAAATAGTGGTGCTGATACCCGTTGTAAGTTAAGGCTAGCCGCTAATTGACGTTCAAAAAAGTCTTTTAATTTCTTGATGGCAACTTCAGTTTCACGAATATCCAACGGTGAATGATAGTTGTCAGGAATGATGCATGTTTTCATATCGTTGTTCCTCTCTTTGTTAAACTTTTTATATTGTTTTTTATTCTACCACAATTTACAGTCAATTTGAAGCTGTACATGCGTTCACATATTGATAAAAACATGATATACTTATCAAGAAAATGATTATTGTATGGAGGAACTTATATTATGGGATTATTTGACAAATTTAAAAAACAACCGGAAAGTACACCGACGACACTGGCAGCAGTAATGGACGGTGAGATTAAGCCAATTACTGAAGCACCGGATCCGGTTTTTTCACAAAAAATGATGGGTGACGGTTATGTAGTCTTCCCAACTGCGGGAGTTGTTGTTTCACCGGTTGACGGTAAAATAGAAACTGTATTCCCTACTAAACATGCAGTTGGTATTACTTCAAATGACGGTTTAGAAATTATTATTCATATCGGTCTTGATACTGTACAATTGAATGGTGAAGGTTTTGAAGTTTTTGTTGCTGCCGGTGACAAAGTTACTAAAGGTCAAAAGTTAGTTGAAGTTGATTTAGCAACTATCGGCAGCAAGGTGCCAAGCACAGCAACTCCAGTGGTTATTACCAATCTTGGTGATAAGACGATTGAGTTGACCGCAAGCGGCAGCGCAGTTGCTGGTGCTGATGTACTTACGGTAAAATAAATATTAAAAAAAACGGAGCTTACGGCTCCGTTTTTTTATTTCTCACTGGCATGTTCAGCGATTATTTTTTGCGATTTTTCCACAATAAGC
Above is a genomic segment from Culicoidibacter larvae containing:
- a CDS encoding cyclase family protein — encoded protein: MKIIDLSQPLHASAPIYPGDAPLQLAQTKFVERDHYGAYELQSGLHVATHIDMPAHMLNDPRLAIDFQIDNFIGRGVILDVRTEPQITMQPEYETMIQPGDIVLLFTGFDAFYGEEKYYTEHPSVDVQFSKFLLDRKIKVLGMDMPSPDYEPFPVHKELLGNDIFILENLTGLEQLLSADNFEIFTVPLKIEAEASFVRAFAAIND
- the asnA gene encoding aspartate--ammonia ligase — its product is MKTCIIPDNYHSPLDIRETEVAIKKLKDFFERQLAASLNLQRVSAPLFVRPESGLNDNLSGKETAVSFLAPYVNEQPLEVVHSLAKWKRMALYRYNFPQNQGLYTDMNAIRREEEPDNIHSLYVDQWDWERVIAIADQSETFLKMIVDNIYQCFRQTETYILNEYPELGASWLPKQITFIDSQELADRYPDLTAKQRENAIARECGAVFIKGIGHQLSNGEAHDLRAPDYDNWRLNGDIIFWYPPLQCALELSSMGIRVNKEVMVEQLTIANALDRGTLEYHRMLLEDSLPQTIGGGIGQSRLCMYFLRKAHIGEVQSSTWDVDTELTCDANGIALL
- a CDS encoding HU family DNA-binding protein, with product MLTKKDLVAAVAEQTGSSKKDAEEFVNAFVATVKNTLKKGEKVSLTGFGTFEVRDRAARSGRNPKTGEPLQIAASKVPAFKAGKELKEAVK
- a CDS encoding NAD(P)H-dependent glycerol-3-phosphate dehydrogenase, producing MAKITILGAGAWAGGLGQTLADNGHDVCMWSPLESEVASVNTERTIAKLAQINIDLPEKIWATTDLREAAEYAPYILVAVPSQFVRSVMEQVKALDIEAKIYISATKGIEPHTNLTMTEIVKDVLGERICGLAALTGPSHAEEVIQRKVTSVVIASKDDTLAHVVQALFNNTEYFRVYRISDIKGAELGGALKNVIAVVSGIMYGLEYGDNAKAAMMTRGLAEISRLGRLLGAQPDTFFGLTGMGDLIVTCTSMFSRNFQAGVKIAKGATLAEIERSGATVEGAKAVVSAHELASKYEVEMPIVETLYRILYEGQTAKEQLSSLLSRNMKAEND
- the cmk gene encoding (d)CMP kinase, producing MKLLTIAIDGPAASGKGTLAKKLAHHFGYAYVDTGAMYRALTLQAIRTNTDMHDEDALVALLQTMKLEPTVSGGIRINGIDVSNEIRTPEVNEYVSTLISIYPKVRESMVALQQQLGDRGGIIMDGRDIGSVVLPNADVKIFLIADVEARAKRRFKEYQQRGIDDSYESVLEVLKERDYADMNREADPLRQTADAIALDSTNLSIDEMFEAAIKIIDAKQKETY
- a CDS encoding EVE domain-containing protein codes for the protein MQKYWIGVASHAHVTLGAAGGFAQLCHGKAAPLRRMKKGDWIIYYSSKKELGKPEPEQAFTAIGQLLDDEVYQFEMAPDFIPFRRNVRFLPHAQLASIFPLIELLHCIPDKQHWGYTFRFGHLEIDQHDFLLIAEAMALNMQNYSK
- a CDS encoding ferredoxin yields the protein MAKYTLVDKDTCISCGACGATAPDIFDYDDDGLSENRLDGNTGTAEIPENLWADLDDAESGCPTSSIKVQDSPFA
- a CDS encoding PTS sugar transporter subunit IIA is translated as MGLFDKFKKQPESTPTTLAAVMDGEIKPITEAPDPVFSQKMMGDGYVVFPTAGVVVSPVDGKIETVFPTKHAVGITSNDGLEIIIHIGLDTVQLNGEGFEVFVAAGDKVTKGQKLVEVDLATIGSKVPSTATPVVITNLGDKTIELTASGSAVAGADVLTVK
- the der gene encoding ribosome biogenesis GTPase Der, which encodes MANHLPTVAIVGRPNVGKSTLFNRIVGERISIVEDTPGVTRDRLYAKAEWLTRGFYLIDTGGIEDADTPFATQIKMQAEIAIDTADVIVFLTNGQEGITTDDEVVANMLYRSDKPIILAVNQIDDIHLKDNIYDFYSLGFGEPIAVSSIHGIGVGDLLDEVIHAIEQHQTLDYDDDTVCFAVIGRPNVGKSSLTNALLGEDRVIVSDIAGTTRDAIDTPFTYDKQKYVVIDTAGIRKRGKVYETIEKYSVLRAMAAVERSNVVLVVLDAADGIREQDKKIAGIAHEAGKAVVFVINKWDAIEKDEKTMLAFEEDIRDNFKYMSYAPIVYLSALTKKRIHTLFPLIRLAYDNHRRRVQTSVLNDILNDALVLTPPPLHNGRRLKVYYGSQVAIEPPTFVLFVNDKSLMHFSYQRYLENRIRESFDFEGTPIRILIREKEGAER
- a CDS encoding ECF transporter S component; translated protein: MLVKNRTMSIVFVGVFAALAFVAMLIDFPLPFFPPYLKFDISDVFIFMAGILTGPWGLIAAAIIKNLLHFIFKGAAFGIPIDQIASLLSSFAFVLPAYFITYGWKRKAGMPAPGLKKLAIGLAVGTVSLAIVMTVANYFFITPFYFALGNMPLPDNYLVLILMYLPFNLIKGVLLSVILLVLYPHFTRLFAKY